From one Chryseobacterium sp. 3008163 genomic stretch:
- a CDS encoding DUF4280 domain-containing protein has product MAEKHIVVQGAMCKCQFGQAPDNLKVLTHQKEYANDKSAAKKLIVTTKEIGAATFEKNTFGNCTKMGVPPPPCKIMVTEWQNFYDKVQLSNGGYIILEDSKAVCAVAGTPCIEIIDHGQRAEASQQNFKNADQDVQQQINPLISPNEMFEEEPTHEGLESGQTAQEESLKL; this is encoded by the coding sequence ATGGCAGAAAAACACATCGTAGTACAGGGAGCCATGTGCAAATGTCAATTTGGGCAGGCTCCGGATAATCTTAAGGTTCTTACTCATCAAAAAGAGTATGCAAACGATAAAAGTGCAGCAAAAAAACTGATTGTCACGACTAAAGAAATCGGTGCTGCCACATTTGAAAAAAACACATTCGGAAATTGTACGAAAATGGGAGTTCCACCACCACCATGTAAAATTATGGTTACAGAATGGCAGAATTTCTATGATAAAGTACAGCTCAGCAATGGCGGATATATTATTTTGGAAGACAGCAAAGCAGTATGTGCAGTTGCAGGAACTCCGTGCATTGAAATTATAGATCACGGGCAGAGAGCAGAAGCGAGTCAGCAGAATTTTAAAAATGCAGATCAGGATGTGCAGCAGCAGATTAATCCGTTGATTAGTCCTAACGAAATGTTTGAAGAAGAGCCTACCCATGAAGGTCTTGAATCGGGGCAAACTGCACAGGAAGAATCCTTAAAATTGTAA
- a CDS encoding T6SS phospholipase effector Tle1-like catalytic domain-containing protein, with translation MLTFDVFGFSRGAAAARNFVHEIGKSKYKAKTTTVSHEGMTFTSHSDSDGNGVEGEELPKWGHLGLKLQEAGIKIDVLKVRFLGIYDTVSSYSKNFSPKPNFHNDVDELGLNDIGRAQTVIHFVAENEHRENFDLTNVHVGIERIFPGVHCDVGGAYEDGTESWEEIETSWTTATKLKTLRSQLIADAWFKEEQLTIEPGFYLALKGSRDLVKTYSYIPLHFMAEYGDQKEIPFTLKKLTDEKHSIASDALLMRVKDRLRPYAMGNGKQYVFKRYKEVENAYGGASIPEQKYADYQKK, from the coding sequence GTGCTTACGTTTGATGTTTTTGGTTTCAGCCGTGGAGCAGCGGCGGCTCGTAATTTTGTGCATGAAATAGGTAAATCAAAATATAAAGCAAAAACCACAACGGTTTCTCATGAAGGGATGACTTTCACTTCTCATTCTGACAGCGACGGAAACGGAGTTGAAGGAGAAGAACTTCCAAAGTGGGGACATTTGGGATTAAAATTGCAGGAAGCCGGAATTAAAATTGATGTTCTTAAGGTTCGGTTTTTAGGAATTTACGACACAGTTTCGTCTTATTCAAAGAACTTTTCTCCAAAACCGAATTTTCACAATGATGTGGACGAATTAGGTCTTAATGATATCGGAAGAGCGCAGACTGTCATCCATTTTGTGGCAGAAAACGAGCATAGAGAAAATTTTGATTTGACCAATGTGCATGTTGGTATAGAAAGAATTTTTCCCGGAGTTCATTGTGATGTAGGCGGAGCTTATGAAGATGGCACAGAGAGTTGGGAAGAAATTGAGACCTCCTGGACAACGGCTACGAAATTAAAGACATTAAGAAGCCAGCTCATTGCAGATGCTTGGTTTAAAGAAGAACAGCTTACCATAGAACCTGGTTTTTATCTGGCATTAAAAGGAAGTCGGGATTTGGTGAAAACTTACAGCTATATTCCTCTGCATTTTATGGCAGAATATGGTGATCAAAAAGAAATTCCATTTACCTTAAAAAAACTTACCGACGAAAAACATTCTATCGCTTCTGATGCTTTGCTGATGAGAGTGAAAGATCGCTTAAGACCTTATGCAATGGGCAACGGAAAACAATATGTTTTTAAGAGATACAAAGAAGTTGAAAACGCTTATGGCGGCGCATCAATACCAGAACAAAAATATGCAGATTATCAAAAGAAATGA